ATAATTGTCGATTTTCTCACCCTACTTCACCTCCTTTCATCCATATCGAACGAAAATTAACTGCATTAACTCGCAAAAGTAAATAACAAAGGAGGGTTGCGCCCTCCTAATTTAGACCCATATCAATTTGAAAGCTCACTGTGCTGGGATTCTTCATAAAATCCCCATTCCAAGCAACCTAACCCAAATGCTTGGATGACTACTGCAGTTCAAAGCCTCGCTTTATGTAGTATAAATATACTTGTGTAATTCGATATCTTACTAATTTTTCCTGCTAAAAAGCATTAACCTGCACGATTAAAAATATTTTGTGCTTTTGCACACAATTGACCCTGCATCTTCGAAGTGATTTAATGGAATTGGAAGATATTAACTATCAATTTAACTTTGTGAACGAAATGAGGCCACTACTCCAAATAGCTTTAGATATCACAAATAGGGAAAATGCTTTAAGGTTAGCCGCAGAGACAGCAACCTTTGTAGATATCATCGAAGCTGGGACTCCATTGATTAAAACAGTGGGTTTGAGTATAGTACGAGAACTCAAAGGGTTATTCCCGAGAAAAAGCATCGTCGCGGATATGAAAACAGCTGATACAGGTGCTCTCGAAGCAAGATTGGCATTTGAGGCTGGTGCCGATATCACCACAGTCTTGGGGTCAGCTTCCCTATTCACCATTGAAGAAGCGATCTTGGAAGCAAAAAATCGCGGAAAAAAGGTGATTGTGGACTTAATCGGTATGGAAAATAAGCTTTCCAGAGCCCAAGAGATACAGAGATTGAATCCCGATTTTATTGGGGTTCACACCGGTATTGATGAACAAGTTAAGGGTAAAAGTCCATTTCAGGAT
This window of the Actinomycetota bacterium genome carries:
- the hxlA gene encoding 3-hexulose-6-phosphate synthase — encoded protein: MRPLLQIALDITNRENALRLAAETATFVDIIEAGTPLIKTVGLSIVRELKGLFPRKSIVADMKTADTGALEARLAFEAGADITTVLGSASLFTIEEAILEAKNRGKKVIVDLIGMENKLSRAQEIQRLNPDFIGVHTGIDEQVKGKSPFQDVRELVRLKIPLAVAGGIKLENLKYLREFKPAIIIVGGGIIKEEKPAEAAKAIKEKINELWSKD